DNA sequence from the Carnobacterium funditum DSM 5970 genome:
TGTTGGATATCCAATTTGACGCTATCAGTGGCGAAGCTTTCTATAACGATAAAATGGACGAAGTTGTCGAATTGCTCGAAGAAAAGAATTTATTAAAAATCAATCAAAAAGCTAGTATTGTTGATTTAGATAAATACAACTTAAACCCTGCATTAATCAAAAAATCTGATGGTGCCACTCTTTACATCACTCGTGACTTGGCAGCAGCCTTTTACCGTAAACGGAATTATGACTTTGCACAAAGTTTGTATGTCGTTGGAAATGAACAAAGCAATCACTTCAAGCAATTGAATGCTGTGTTAAAAGAAATGGATCTTAGCTGGGCAGATGATATGCAACATATTGCCTTTGGTTTAATAACTCAAGGTGGGAAAAAATTATCTACACGTCAAGGTAAAATCGTGTTACTTGAAGAAGTTTTAAATGAAGCTATTAACTTAGCTCATAAACAAATTGCAGAAAAAAATCCTGATTTACCAAATAAAGACGAAGTCGCTAGCCAAGTTGGAATCGGCTCTGTTATCTTCCATGATCTTAAAAATGATCGCTTAAATAACTTTGACTTTGTATTAGAAGAAGTTGTTCGTTTTGAAGGCGAAACTGGTCCGTATGTTCAATATACTAGAGCTCGCGCAATGAGTATCTTACGCAAAGCTGGAAATCCAACAGACATTAACCTTAATGATACCTATGCTTTAAATGACGCTTATAGTTGGGAAATTGTAAAATTATTACAAGAGTATCCAACCCTTGTACAAAAAGCTTATGAAAAACGTGAACCGTCAGTTATTGCTAAACATTCTCTACAGTTAGCTCAGGCTTTCAATAGATATTATGCAAATAGCAAAGTACTAACTGAGGATTCAGAAAAACCCGCACGTTTAGCTTTAGTCAAATCAGTCGCAACAATCTTAAAAGAGGATTTGAGACTATTAGGAGTAAAATCTCCTGATCAAATGTAAAAAGTTCATTAACTTTCAAAAATGACAGCAACCAAAAACAACCTGTTAACTAATGATAGAATTAGTTAACAGGT
Encoded proteins:
- the argS gene encoding arginine--tRNA ligase produces the protein MNYKLLVATALHEQIGETLTVDKIFNLLEKPKTAEHGDVAFPTFILAKVFKKAPQQIAADLGGKISSSIIEKTEVVGPYLNFFLDKKTVSAAVLADVLTQGEHYGDLAIGENRNVPIDMSSPNIAKPISMGHLRSTVIGNALANIYSKVGYQPIKINHLGDWGTQFGKLIVAYKLWGNADAIDAEPITELLRLYVKFHAVAEEQTELNEDARVWFKKLEDGNEEAVSLWEWFREESLKEFNHIYDLLDIQFDAISGEAFYNDKMDEVVELLEEKNLLKINQKASIVDLDKYNLNPALIKKSDGATLYITRDLAAAFYRKRNYDFAQSLYVVGNEQSNHFKQLNAVLKEMDLSWADDMQHIAFGLITQGGKKLSTRQGKIVLLEEVLNEAINLAHKQIAEKNPDLPNKDEVASQVGIGSVIFHDLKNDRLNNFDFVLEEVVRFEGETGPYVQYTRARAMSILRKAGNPTDINLNDTYALNDAYSWEIVKLLQEYPTLVQKAYEKREPSVIAKHSLQLAQAFNRYYANSKVLTEDSEKPARLALVKSVATILKEDLRLLGVKSPDQM